The following nucleotide sequence is from Flavimarina sp. Hel_I_48.
AGCGTAAACGATACCTGGCCAGAGCTGGACATTCAAACGCAACAGGGAACGTATGTTGAAGTTCTTGATAATATATCCACTTTCAACAAGAGAAAAAAAATCATCATGTTGCTGGGGTCTAATATTGGGAACCTTACGCATGACCTGGCCGTTGATTTTCTAAAGAATATTCAGGAAGCCATGAGAGAAGGCGATATCTTATTTATGGGTTTGGATCAAAAAAAAGAACCAGAACGTATTCTTTCGGCTTATAAGGATAGTAAAGGGATCACGGAAGCATTTAATAAAAACCTGTTAAAACGGATTAATAGGGAACTCGATGCAAATTTTGACCTCGATGCATTTACCCACTGGCCTACCTACAATCCCGAAACCGGAACAACAAAAAGTTTTCTTGTAAGCCAAAAAGAACAGCTTGTGAATATCAAAAGCCTGAACCTGGAAATCCATCTTCAGGCGTGGGAAAGCATACACACCGAAATTTCCCAGAAATACGATGATAGCATTGTCTACTGGCTCGCAAAAGAAGCCGGACTACAGGTTACAGACCAATTTGCCGATGAGAATGGTTATTTTAAAGACTATTTGTTTGAAAAAGCAAGTTCATAAACGTCTAAAGAAAAATCAATTTATATAACACTAAAAACTAAATTATGAAAGCACTATTTAACGGTAAAACCATAGCAGAAAGCGACAATACAATTGAAGTAGAAGGAAACCACTATTTTCCTCCACATGCAGTAGATCAACAATTTCTTGTAAAAAGCGATACCCATTCCACTTGCCCGTGGAAAGGAGAAGCTAGTTATTACTCTATTGAGGACGATGGTAAAAAGAGTAAAGATGCCGCATGGTACTATCCCAGCACAAGCGATAAAGCGAAAAACATAGAAAACTATATCGCTTTCTGGAAAGAGGTTGAAGTGACCTCTTAAAGCATAAAAAACCGGTGATTTAAGCTATAAATCACCGGTTTTTTATTTATAAATAGACTTTTATCTTATAATTCAAGTACACTATTCTCAGCATCTGCAAAATCGTTCCACTGGTAGCGATCTGCTTCACTATCGTTTACCCAGGCACTATCCACAAGATATCTAAATTGATAGGTTTGCTCTGCAGGTAAATTAATGGTTCCCTTGAAATTACCGTTTTTCAGTTTTTTGAGTTGGTAATCTTCTGAAGGATCCCAATTATTAAAATCTCCTAAAACAATTACTTTTTCCGCATTTTCAGCAGGAAGGGTAAAAGTCACCTTGCATTCTGGTTTTGATTTTAAATAAAGTTTTTTAATTGCCATAACTATCGGTTTTATTGAGTAATAAATATAACAAAAGCTCGCGTAAATACCAAAAAACCAAATATTTAACCATAATTTTTTCGGAAAAATCATATTAATCCATAATATGGTTTCCATTACGAAATACGAAATCGTTATTTAATTAATTATTTACAATTTGTCATCTCTCAGAATTACTGGAAATAGACAAATCAATGCCCAATTACCTTTAAAAGTCGCATTAAATCGTCTTCTGTATTAAAATAATGGAAACTTACCCGTATACCTTCACCTCTTTGAGAACAAATAATATCCTGCTCACGTAATTTATTAAATAGTTTTTGATCTCCTTTTATATTAAAAATAGGTGCGTGGTTTTTTCTTTTCAGCACCATGTCAGCAAGTAATCCTCTTTCGGCAAAAGCTTCAAAAGCTTGCGTCTTCAAAAGGTTGATCTGCTCTTCAATGGCAGGCATCCCTATACTTTTAACCAGTCCTATGGCCGCGGTTACGCTCCCATGGGCGAGGGTGTCCTGATGGCCAGGCTCAAACTTCCCTATAAATGTATTCTCCTCTTGTTTGTATTTTCCTCGTACGCTATTGAACCCTATCGTCTTTGGGAAAACGCGATCCTGCACCGCTTCTTTAAACATAAAAAAACCATTCCCATAGCCCGCATTGAGCCATTTGTAGGCACTGGCTCCCAGCACATCTATTCCACTGGCATCAAAATCAAAAGTTTCCCTTCCACAATATTGCGTGCCATCTGCTACGATAAGCAGTTCGGGATGAGCATTTTTTAATTGTTTGAGGAAGTTTAGATCGATCTGTATTCCGCTTAAGTACTGCACAAGGCTAAGGGCGAGCACATCTGGCTTTTCTTTCTCAACTTTTGCGGTAATATTTTCTTCCAGATTTGCATCAATATCGGCATAAACTACTTCAAAATCACGTGAAGTCACCGCCCAGTTGATGGATGGGTAATCGTCCCTGAGTAATAAGACTTTAGAAGTCTTTGGCAATCCTTCAAGAAGTATGTTAAAGCCAAATGAGAAGTTGGGCACTAGTGCAAGTTGGCCCGGCTCACAGTTAAAAAACCCGCTAACACCCTCTCGTACCTTGGTCATAAAAGTATCCTGTTTATCTTTTAAAAGGCTACCCATAATAAGATAATCCAGATCATGTTCCTGCCTAAAATCAAGCACTGTTTCTGACAGCAATCCCGAGGCAGCAGTATTAAGATGGATATATTGTGATGTAACCGGAAATTCTTTTTTTAAGTTTCTCATAGGAAATAAAAGGGCTTATTTAATGTAACTTTGAACTGCACCAATTTACCAGTTCTTATGTTCTCAAAAAAGCAGGAATCGACTAAAATAGACCATCAACAACGTGAACTTATTGAATATGCCCAACTACGGGTAAAAAAGAAAAAAAACCTTTTTCGCCATTTTGTAATTTTTCTTGCGGGAGCGATACTTCTGATTATTTTGAATCTTATTCTTGATTTTGGTAAAGACTTTAGGCCTTTTAATGTAGACTGGTTTGTATGGGCGATCCTGATCTGGTTTTTTATCTTTCTTGTGCATTTTTTAAATGTGTTCCTCATCAATGTTTTTATGGACAAAAAATGGGAACATGAGCAAATTGATAAGTTGGTCGCACAACAAAAAGCACGAATTGCAGAACTCAAAGACCGCGTGGAAAAAGAAAATCCACCGCCAGAACAGAGAAAAAGTCCATTTATTAGCCCCAACAGACCTTTAAATCAATAAAAACATGCTTATTATTATTGCCGCTGCAGGAGAAAACAACGCCCTTGGAAAAGATGGGGATCTGCTCTGGCATTTGCCCGATGATTTTAAACGCTTCAAAAAACTTACCACAGGACATCCCATCATTATGGGCCGAAAAACTTTTGAATCCCTGCCCAAAATGTTGCCCGGCCGAAAACATATCGTGATCACAAGAAAAGAAGATTACCATCCTAAGGGTGTACAAATCGCCCATTCTCTTGAAAAGGCCATTTCCTTTGTGCCTAGTGATCAAGATTCCTACATAATAGGAGGCGGCGAAATCTATAATCTCGCCCTGGATATTGCTGATAAAATAGAACTTACCCGCGTACACGGTACTTTTGAGGAAGCAGATACTTTTTTCCCTGATATTGATGAAGATAATTGGAAACTGGAAGAAAAAACGTCGCATCCTCAAGATGAAAAACACAAGTTCTCATTTGATTATCTGACTTATGTTAGAGCCTGATTTTTTAAATGAGCTTTCCCAGAAATTAGATTCAAAGATCATTTCCCACAAACCGCTTTCAGGTGGGGACATTAATGAGGTTTATACACTTGAGTCCGAAAATGAAAAATGGGTCATCAAAGTGAACAATGCGCAGCGTTTCCCCGGAATGTTTGAAAAAGAAGCCGCCGGACTGCAAGCGCTACGCGAACCACATATTATTGATGTACCCAAGGTTATTACTTCTGGCGAACATCAAAATCAAAGCTATTTACTACTGGAACACAAAGCTACCGGAACAAAAAAACAGGAGTTTTGGACGATTTTTGGTCGGCAGCTGGCAAAATTGCATCAGCAGAGTGCGGCTAAGTTTGGTTTTGAAGAAGACAATTACATTGGCAGCCTTCCACAATATAACGAAGCAGAAGATAACGCAGCGGAATTTTATATCAATCAACGCTTAAAACCACAGTTCGCATTAGCGCTAGAAAATGGCTATAAATTCACTGAAATTGACCGTTTTTACGACAAAATAAGGCATTTAATTCCGCAGGAAAAACCAGCATTGATACATGGCGATCTCTGGAGCGGTAATTTTCTCGTAAATGCCAGTGGAGATCCATGTTTGATAGATCCCGCCACCGCTTTTGCCCCACGGGAGATGGATATAGGATTGATGCATCTTTTTGGCGGTTTTAACCCTTCCCTTTTTGATGCCTACAATTCAGAATTTCCACTTGCACATGGCTGGCCGGAGCGCATCAAACTGTGGCAGCTGTATTATGTTCTGGTTCATGTCAACCTTTTTGGAGGTGGATATTTTGCTTCCGCGGAAGCGATACTCAGGCATTACCTCAATTCTTAACAAACTTTAGGTTTTAGACTTCCAGTTTTAGCAATCTTTTAGCCACGTTCCTGTTTTCAAGCCCGTATATTTAAATCAACTTAAAACTATACATAATGAGCACAGAGAATCTATATAATAAAGACGCTAAGAAGAAAATAAAAGAAATGGCAGAAGACATCGATTTTACGATGATGGCCACAAATTTGAAAGAAATTCCATTAAGTGTTATCCCCATGAGCACAAAAAAAGTAGATGGAGAAGGCAACATCTGGTTTTTGAGCGGGAAAGACAGCGATCATAATACAGATATTCAAAATGATCCTAACGTACAGCTTATTTATTCCAAGCCAGGCGACATGAAATTCCTAAGTGTGTATGGTCGTGCCACGATCACTACAGATAAAGGGATTATTAAAGATCTTTACAGTAAATCTGATGATAACTGGTTTGACGGAGTAGATGACCCTAATATTACCGCAATTAGCTTTAAGCCTAACGAAGCAGCATACTGGGACACGGAAACCAATAAACTTGTCGCACTCTTTAAAATGGGCGTAGGTACGGTAACCGGAGAGAAACAAGATGTTTCAAAATCAGGTAAAATGAAGGTATAATTGCCTATTTTCATCATAAAATACCTAAAACCACCGATATTTCGGTGGTTTTTTATTGCCTTCTTTCAGCCCAATTTTCAACGTTTAAAACCTATAACTTCATAGGAATCCTTATTTTTGAGATCTATTCCCATTTTACACAAATAAACTTATGTCAACGCAAAAACGCCTGTTCCTTCTTGATGCCTACGCCCTTATTTTCCGCGGTTATTATGCACTTATTAAAAATCCGCGTGTCAATTCAAAAGGTCAGGACACCTCTGCGGTCATGGGTTTTGTAAATTCCCTTTTTGACGTTATCAAACGGGAAAAACCAGACCATTTAGCGGTCGCTTTTGATAAAGGTGGCAGTCATGAACGCGTTGAAATGTACGAGGCCTACAAAGCGAATAGGGATGAAACCCCAGAAGCTATTCGTATAGCGGTGCCCATCATACAGGAAATCCTGAAGGCTATGCACGTTCCCTATGTAGAAATACTGGGAGTCGAGGCTGATGATCTTATTGGCACCCTGGCAAAGCAGGCAGAAAAAGAGAACTATCAGGTATTTATGGTCACGCCAGACAAAGATTATGCGCAGCTGGTCTCAGAAAATATCTTTATGTACAAACCCGCGCGCATGGGCAATGGTATTGAAATCTGGGGAATCCCAGAAGTTCGGAAAAAATTTGAGATCGAGCGCCCGGAGCAGGTCATTGACTATTTGGGAATGCGCGGCGATGCCAGCGATAATATCCCCGGGATTCCCGGTGTGGGCGATAAAACCGCAAAAAAATTCATTCAGGAATATGGTTCGCTGGAAGGCCTATTAGAGAATTTCCATAAGCTGAAAGGCAAAATGAAGGAAAAAGTCATTGAATTTGCCGAACAGGGATTGTTGTCCAAAAAACTGGCAACTATAATGACCGACTGTGATGTGCAGTTTCATGCAGAGAGCTATGAACTTTCAGAACCTGATACAGATAAAGTACAGGAGATTTTTGATGAGCTGGAATTCCGTAGGTTGAAAGACCAGTTTATCAAGATATTTTCTGGCGAAGCCGAAGCCTCTGTGGGCGCGGCAGTTTCCAATACCGAAACCGCAAAAAAACTGGTTTCTTCCGCCGAAAAAGCAGCCGCGGCAGGATCAGGTCAATTCTCTTTATTCGGTGAAAACAGCCCCGCGATGGATATTGAAGAGCGTAACGCCCGTAAAACCATCGCCGATACTTCGCACCTTTATCAAAGCATCGCCCCGGGAATGGCAATGAATTTGTTTTTGCAGAATTTACTAAAACAGAAATCTGTTTGTTTTGATACGGAAACCACTGGCCTCGATCCCATTACGGCAGAACTTGTGGGCATTGCTTTCTCATGGGAAAAAGGGAAAGGTTTTTATGTTCCGTTTCCTGAAGAAAAAGACAAAGCGCAGGAACTTATTGAACAATTGCGGCCGTTTTTTGAAGCAGAAGGAATTGAAAAAATAGGCCAGAACTTAAAATACGATATTAAAGTACTTGATAAATACAACATCAGGCTCAAGGGAAAACTGTTTGACACCATGCTGGCGCATTATCTGATCAACCCAGACATGCGGCACAACATGAACGTGCTGGCAGAAACGTATCTTAATTACACTCCGGTTCCCATTGAAGAACTCATCGGCAAAAAAGGCAAAAACCAGAAAACCATGCGCGATGTTCCGCTTGAAAAGCAGACAGAATATGCCGTGGAAGATGCAGATGTCACCTTTCAGCTCAAAGAACATTTTGCCAAAGAACTCACCGAAGCCCAGACGCAAAAACTTTTTGATGAGATTGAAATCCCGCTCGTGCAGGTGCTTGCAGACATGGAACTTGAGGGTATAAACCTGGATCAAAAATTCCTTAAATCCCTATCAGAAGAACTTAATGCAGATATTATTTCGCTGGAATCAAAAATATATGAAGAGGCTGGCGAAGAATTTAATATCGGTTCGCCAAAACAGCTCGGCGAGATTCTTTTTGACAAATTAAAGTTGGTCGACAAACCGAAAAAAACCCGAACCGGCCAATACAGCACCGCAGAAGATGTGCTTTCCTACCTTGCGCCAGATCATGAGATTATTCAACATGTGCTGGATTATCGCGGTCTGGCCAAACTAAAAAGCACCTATATAGATGCGTTGCCTGAGCAGGTAGAACCATCTACTGGTCGCGTGCATACGGATTATATGCAAACCGTGGCCGCTACCGGTCGCTTGAGCAGCAACAATCCCAATTTGCAGAATATCCCCATACGCACCGAACGTGGTCGCCAGGTACGAAAGGCGTTTGTTCCCAAAAATGAAGATTACATTTTGCTTGCAGCAGATTATTCGCAAATAGAACTGCGTATCATCGCTGCGTTGAGCAAGGAAGAAAACATGATGAAGGCTTTTACAGATGGGCAGGACATTCACGCCACTACTGCCGCTCGTGTTTTTGATGTTGCGCTTGAAGACGTTTCCCGCGAGCAGCGCAGCAATGCAAAAACGGTAAATTTTGGGATCATTTACGGTGTTTCCGCTTTCGGGCTCAGCAACCAGACCGAACTTTCACGCAGCGAATCCAAAGAACTTATAGACACGTATTACAAAACATACCCGCAATTGCGCAATTACATGAGCGAGCAGGTAAGTTACGCGCGTGAAAACGGATATGTTTCAACTGTTCTGGGCAGAAGGCGCTACTTAAAAGACATCAACAGCAGCAACCAGATGGTGCGCGGCGCGGCAGAACGTAACGCGGTAAACGCGCCCATACAGGGAAGTGCGGCAGATATCATCAAGATCGCGATGATCAACATCCATAAAAAATTACGGGATCAGGATTATAAAACTAAAATGCTATTGCAGGTGCATGATGAACTCGTCTTTGATGTTTACAAGCCTGAATTAGAGCAGGTAAAAGAAATGATTCAAACCGAAATGGAACAAGCTTATATTCTTGATGTTCCACTCGATGTTGAATTGGGCGTTGGTGAAAACTGGCTGGAGGCGCATTAATTGAAAACGTTTTGGTGCAATTATATTCTGGGCGTTTCCCTGCGGGTCGGGCTTTGCGTTGCAATCTTTTTGCTCGTTTCTCGCAAAAAGGTTTCCTCCCGGAAGGGGCAGACAAAGTCACTTCAATCCCTAACGCGAAACTTGAAAAATACTGATAAACACAAAATAAAGAGAAACCAGTTTTCTCAATAATAAATTCTGAGGGAAGTTTTTAAGACACAGTATATTTGATGAGTAACACGAATAGTTCAAAAATACATTTGGGATTACTGCTCAGTGACAGCGTGAATAAAAAGGGTTTAATAGCAAAACTCTTTTCCCATGAAAAAAAAGCCATTTTACAAAAATTTTGCGATGGCAAAGGCCTGATTTTCTCAGATTTTGTCATTGAAAAAATTCACGAAGAAGAGCGCCGATACGACGAGTGCCTAATTGCTTACAGAAAACTCGCAACCTATTCTTCCGGAGAGCGGAAAAAGCTTTTTATAGAGCATATTTTAAAGCAAAATCCCGATTTTATTGTTCTTGACAATCCGTTAGATCATTTAGATCAGGAATCGCGAGTCGTATTTTCTAAAACCCTGGAGGAAATTTCACGGAAGACAACCCTGATCCAGTTGGCCAGCCGCGCAGCAGATTTTTTAGGGTTTATAGATCAGAAATTTAAACTATCAGGGGAAAAATTCGATCTTATTCCTCTTTCAGCGGAATTGGAAAAGGATCAAAAAGTATCAAAAAACCACCTAAATCTACCCGAAAACAGCTCAAAAACCAGGAAAACAAAGGATGAGCTTGTAAAAATGAAACAGATTTCCGTTAGCTATGACGGCAAACCTATCGTAAAAGATATATCCTGGACGATTTTCCAGGGTGATTTCTGGCAATTGATAGGCCCTAACGGTTCAGGGAAAAGCACAATACTTTCGCTTATTACGGGAGAAAGCACTAAAGGTTATGGACAGGAACTTTACCTCTTTGGCAAGAAAAAAGGGAGTGGGGAAAGCATCTGGGAGATCAAGCAGCAAATAGGATATTTTGCACCCAATATGATCGAGCTTTTTCAGCGTAACAATACGTTGAAGGAAATGATACTTTCCGGCTTTTATGATTCCGTGGGACTTTATGACAAACCTTCCACATTTCAGCAGAATAAAGCACTGCAATGGCTTCAACTTGCCAAAATGGAAAATCTAAAAAACCATAATTTCAATAAATTATCACCCGGCCAGCAGCGCCTTGGGCTTATTTTACGGGCCGTTGTGAAAAACCCATCCCTTCTTATCCTTGATGAACCCACTGAAGGTCTAGATGACATCGCAGCCGGCCTCGTTATTGAACTGATCACAACGTTTAGATCTCAAACGGCGATGGCGATTGTCTTTGTCTCCCACAGAGTAGAAAAAGGGCTGGAGCCCAGGGCGGTTCTTGAACTATTACCTTCAACCGAAGGTTCAATAAGCAAAGTAACTTCCAGTAACAACAATAAGGTCTAAAGCTGTCAATTTTCATTTAAAATGACCTATTTTTAGACAAAATCCGATAAAAATAAGCCTGATAACGCCAATTAATTAAGATAAGTTTTTTTTCATTGTTTTATTCTTATTTTAGCAAGCTCATCAATTCAAAGTAAATTGTGAGTGAAAACTTACCCACTACTTTTCAGCCTCTAGAGAACTGCCTTAATTGTAAGCATGAGTTGGAATCCAACGCCAATTATTGTTTAAACTGTGGATCTAAAATAAAGGAACTGAGATTTAACCTAAAAAGGTTACTTGCAGTATATTCAGAGAGTTTTTTCAGTCTTGAGAATACATTTACTAAAACTTTTATAGATCTCTGGATTAGGCCAGATAGTGTCATAAATGGTTTTGTGATAGGCCTTCGCAAACGCTACATGAATCCAGTAAGTTATTTTGCTATGGCTTTGACCATTTCGGGACTACAAGTTTTTGTAATCAAAAAATTCTATCCGGATGCACTCGCTAATATGTATGGGTCAGAAAAAACGGGATTTATGTCTATCGCGGTCCTTGACTACCAAACGCTCCTTACATCTGCTTCGATACCCTTAATGGCATTTATTGGTTGGATTGTTTTTAAAACG
It contains:
- a CDS encoding DUF427 domain-containing protein, translated to MKALFNGKTIAESDNTIEVEGNHYFPPHAVDQQFLVKSDTHSTCPWKGEASYYSIEDDGKKSKDAAWYYPSTSDKAKNIENYIAFWKEVEVTS
- a CDS encoding aminotransferase class V-fold PLP-dependent enzyme, producing MRNLKKEFPVTSQYIHLNTAASGLLSETVLDFRQEHDLDYLIMGSLLKDKQDTFMTKVREGVSGFFNCEPGQLALVPNFSFGFNILLEGLPKTSKVLLLRDDYPSINWAVTSRDFEVVYADIDANLEENITAKVEKEKPDVLALSLVQYLSGIQIDLNFLKQLKNAHPELLIVADGTQYCGRETFDFDASGIDVLGASAYKWLNAGYGNGFFMFKEAVQDRVFPKTIGFNSVRGKYKQEENTFIGKFEPGHQDTLAHGSVTAAIGLVKSIGMPAIEEQINLLKTQAFEAFAERGLLADMVLKRKNHAPIFNIKGDQKLFNKLREQDIICSQRGEGIRVSFHYFNTEDDLMRLLKVIGH
- a CDS encoding isoamylase early set domain-containing protein, yielding MAIKKLYLKSKPECKVTFTLPAENAEKVIVLGDFNNWDPSEDYQLKKLKNGNFKGTINLPAEQTYQFRYLVDSAWVNDSEADRYQWNDFADAENSVLEL
- a CDS encoding 2TM domain-containing protein; its protein translation is MFSKKQESTKIDHQQRELIEYAQLRVKKKKNLFRHFVIFLAGAILLIILNLILDFGKDFRPFNVDWFVWAILIWFFIFLVHFLNVFLINVFMDKKWEHEQIDKLVAQQKARIAELKDRVEKENPPPEQRKSPFISPNRPLNQ
- a CDS encoding fructosamine kinase family protein, giving the protein MLEPDFLNELSQKLDSKIISHKPLSGGDINEVYTLESENEKWVIKVNNAQRFPGMFEKEAAGLQALREPHIIDVPKVITSGEHQNQSYLLLEHKATGTKKQEFWTIFGRQLAKLHQQSAAKFGFEEDNYIGSLPQYNEAEDNAAEFYINQRLKPQFALALENGYKFTEIDRFYDKIRHLIPQEKPALIHGDLWSGNFLVNASGDPCLIDPATAFAPREMDIGLMHLFGGFNPSLFDAYNSEFPLAHGWPERIKLWQLYYVLVHVNLFGGGYFASAEAILRHYLNS
- a CDS encoding DUF3667 domain-containing protein, which gives rise to MSENLPTTFQPLENCLNCKHELESNANYCLNCGSKIKELRFNLKRLLAVYSESFFSLENTFTKTFIDLWIRPDSVINGFVIGLRKRYMNPVSYFAMALTISGLQVFVIKKFYPDALANMYGSEKTGFMSIAVLDYQTLLTSASIPLMAFIGWIVFKTLKKYNYAEHLILNFYAYSQYAILATLAGTFCLIIGWDYGIFAFVMIFMTIVYYTYVYKKVFGLSIKGLIFRTLFFTLMSGFIFALLSIAAALMMFLTGSLPLKA
- a CDS encoding dihydrofolate reductase translates to MLIIIAAAGENNALGKDGDLLWHLPDDFKRFKKLTTGHPIIMGRKTFESLPKMLPGRKHIVITRKEDYHPKGVQIAHSLEKAISFVPSDQDSYIIGGGEIYNLALDIADKIELTRVHGTFEEADTFFPDIDEDNWKLEEKTSHPQDEKHKFSFDYLTYVRA
- a CDS encoding ATP-binding cassette domain-containing protein, coding for MSNTNSSKIHLGLLLSDSVNKKGLIAKLFSHEKKAILQKFCDGKGLIFSDFVIEKIHEEERRYDECLIAYRKLATYSSGERKKLFIEHILKQNPDFIVLDNPLDHLDQESRVVFSKTLEEISRKTTLIQLASRAADFLGFIDQKFKLSGEKFDLIPLSAELEKDQKVSKNHLNLPENSSKTRKTKDELVKMKQISVSYDGKPIVKDISWTIFQGDFWQLIGPNGSGKSTILSLITGESTKGYGQELYLFGKKKGSGESIWEIKQQIGYFAPNMIELFQRNNTLKEMILSGFYDSVGLYDKPSTFQQNKALQWLQLAKMENLKNHNFNKLSPGQQRLGLILRAVVKNPSLLILDEPTEGLDDIAAGLVIELITTFRSQTAMAIVFVSHRVEKGLEPRAVLELLPSTEGSISKVTSSNNNKV
- the polA gene encoding DNA polymerase I, with the translated sequence MSTQKRLFLLDAYALIFRGYYALIKNPRVNSKGQDTSAVMGFVNSLFDVIKREKPDHLAVAFDKGGSHERVEMYEAYKANRDETPEAIRIAVPIIQEILKAMHVPYVEILGVEADDLIGTLAKQAEKENYQVFMVTPDKDYAQLVSENIFMYKPARMGNGIEIWGIPEVRKKFEIERPEQVIDYLGMRGDASDNIPGIPGVGDKTAKKFIQEYGSLEGLLENFHKLKGKMKEKVIEFAEQGLLSKKLATIMTDCDVQFHAESYELSEPDTDKVQEIFDELEFRRLKDQFIKIFSGEAEASVGAAVSNTETAKKLVSSAEKAAAAGSGQFSLFGENSPAMDIEERNARKTIADTSHLYQSIAPGMAMNLFLQNLLKQKSVCFDTETTGLDPITAELVGIAFSWEKGKGFYVPFPEEKDKAQELIEQLRPFFEAEGIEKIGQNLKYDIKVLDKYNIRLKGKLFDTMLAHYLINPDMRHNMNVLAETYLNYTPVPIEELIGKKGKNQKTMRDVPLEKQTEYAVEDADVTFQLKEHFAKELTEAQTQKLFDEIEIPLVQVLADMELEGINLDQKFLKSLSEELNADIISLESKIYEEAGEEFNIGSPKQLGEILFDKLKLVDKPKKTRTGQYSTAEDVLSYLAPDHEIIQHVLDYRGLAKLKSTYIDALPEQVEPSTGRVHTDYMQTVAATGRLSSNNPNLQNIPIRTERGRQVRKAFVPKNEDYILLAADYSQIELRIIAALSKEENMMKAFTDGQDIHATTAARVFDVALEDVSREQRSNAKTVNFGIIYGVSAFGLSNQTELSRSESKELIDTYYKTYPQLRNYMSEQVSYARENGYVSTVLGRRRYLKDINSSNQMVRGAAERNAVNAPIQGSAADIIKIAMINIHKKLRDQDYKTKMLLQVHDELVFDVYKPELEQVKEMIQTEMEQAYILDVPLDVELGVGENWLEAH
- a CDS encoding pyridoxamine 5'-phosphate oxidase family protein, which gives rise to MSTENLYNKDAKKKIKEMAEDIDFTMMATNLKEIPLSVIPMSTKKVDGEGNIWFLSGKDSDHNTDIQNDPNVQLIYSKPGDMKFLSVYGRATITTDKGIIKDLYSKSDDNWFDGVDDPNITAISFKPNEAAYWDTETNKLVALFKMGVGTVTGEKQDVSKSGKMKV
- a CDS encoding L-histidine N(alpha)-methyltransferase; this encodes MTTQEKTTFATAFEKEVYEGLTAFPKYLSSKFFYDKKGDKLFQEIMAMPEYYLTGCEYDIIDSHKEEFASIFSADNGFDLIELGAGDGKKTKLLLAHFMQHNVNFSYKPIDISADVLAELKESVNDTWPELDIQTQQGTYVEVLDNISTFNKRKKIIMLLGSNIGNLTHDLAVDFLKNIQEAMREGDILFMGLDQKKEPERILSAYKDSKGITEAFNKNLLKRINRELDANFDLDAFTHWPTYNPETGTTKSFLVSQKEQLVNIKSLNLEIHLQAWESIHTEISQKYDDSIVYWLAKEAGLQVTDQFADENGYFKDYLFEKASS